The proteins below are encoded in one region of Triticum urartu cultivar G1812 unplaced genomic scaffold, Tu2.1 TuUngrouped_contig_416, whole genome shotgun sequence:
- the LOC125527512 gene encoding aspartic proteinase nepenthesin-1-like encodes MEINLVLIVLVLCSSAATLVTCSSAGFHMELTHVDSKGGYTTAERVQRALASSRQRLASFVDVIVPVHWNTSQYIAEYLIGTPPQRAEALIDTGSDLIWTQCSNCKQCVKQGLPLYNASKSDTFHSVSCNDTLCLANQEHSCRRDGSCHFGAFYGAGDASGTIDTEVFAFQNGSARLTFGCVDSLFISPGSLDEASGLIGLGRGPLSLVSQAGASKFSYCHTPYLGSNATTGASSHLFVGASASLSGGSPVMSMSFVQGPKEYPFYYVPLVGISVGQTRLSIPPTVFALKENGTSGGVVIDSGSPTTALAEKAYEPLREELQRQLNGSLVPPPADSEMDLCVAVAQEKKVPSMVLHFSGGADMVLPPENYWVPLDSSTSCMVMEISNDMSIIGNFQLQNIHLLYDLAKDELSFQTADCSKL; translated from the coding sequence ATGGAAATAAACCTGGTGCTGATCGTTCTTGTGTTATGCTCCAGTGCTGCTACCCTAGTTACTTGCAGTAGCGCAGGGTTCCACATGGAGCTCACCCATGTTGATAGCAAGGGCGGCTACACCACGGCGGAGCGCGTGCAGCGCGCCCTGGCTAGCAGCCGGCAGCGCCTGGCGTCCTTTGTTGACGTGATCGTGCCGGTCCACTGGAACACCAGCCAGTACATCGCTGAGTACCTGATCGGCACCCCACCGCAGCGCGCTGAGGCACTCATCGACACAGGCAGCGACCTCATCTGGACGCAGTGCTCCAACTGCAAACAATGCGTCAAGCAGGGCCTGCCCCTCTATAACGCGTCCAAGTCGGACACCTTCCATTCCGTGTCATGCAACGACACCTTGTGCCTGGCCAACCAGGAGCACTCGTGCCGCCGGGACGGCAGCTGCCATTTCGGGGCCTTCTACGGTGCCGGCGACGCCAGTGGGACCATCGACACCGAGGTCTTCGCCTTTCAAAACGGCTCGGCAAGGCTCACGTTCGGCTGCGTGGACTCGCTGTTCATCTCTCCGGGGTCCCTCGACGAGGCGTCCGGCCTCATAGGGCTTGGCCGCGGCCCCCTGTCGCTCGTCTCTCAAGCAGGCGCCAGCAAGTTCTCTTACTGCCACACCCCCTACCTCGGCAGTAACGCCACTACCGGCGCCAGCAGCCACCTTTTCGTCGGTGCCTCGGCGAGCCTTAGCGGCGGCAGCCCTGTGATGTCTATGTCTTTCGTGCAAGGCCCCAAAGAGTACCCATTCTACTACGTCCCACTCGTTGGGATAAGTGTGGGACAAACAAGGTTGTCGATCCCACCCACAGTGTTCGCTTTGAAAGAGAACGGCACCAGCGGTGGTGTCGTCATCGACTCCGGCAGCCCCACTACGGCTCTTGCCGAGAAGGCGTACGAGCCCCTGCGCGAGGAGCTTCAGAGGCAGCTGAACGGGAGCCTCGTGCCGCCACCCGCTGACAGCGAGATGGACCTGTGTGTGGCGGTGGCGCAGGAAAAGAAAGTTCCGTCCATGGTGCTCCACTTTAGTGGCGGAGCGGACATGGTGCTGCCGCCGGAGAACTACTGGGTGCCGCTGGACAGTTCGACGTCATGCATGGTCATGGAGATATCCAACGACATGAGCATCATCGGCAACTTCCAGTTGCAGAACATCCACCTGCTCTACGACCTTGCCAAGGATGAGCTCTCTTTCCAAACAGCCGACTGCAGCAAACTCTGA